AAAGAGCTCCTGAATTGTGCATGGTCAGAAGTTGCCTGGTTCCCCTGGGGAGGGTGGCTCAGCTCTCATACCTTTGTCATAGTAGATGCTCATGTCCACGTCCCAGTCGTCGGCTGTCTGCTCGTCAAAGTCTGCCAAGAGAAGGGAAGCAGCACTTTGGGTGagctctggcacagggcagctctttccctgttccctggagcagagcctgaccctcccagctgtcccctcctggcaggagctgtgcagagccacagggtcccccctgagcctcctttgctccaggctgagccccttcccagctcagcccctgccctgggcactccccagcccctccatgtctctggacacagctctgcactCAGGGTGGTGCCTCAGCAGCGCCAGCACAGAGGAAATGGCCTTAGaggccccccaaaccccactgccCACCCAAGAGGCTGCCAGCAACACCACGGGGGTCTCTGGTGACCAGCTTTGTGCCCAAGggagggctcagcagccagggcacggTGCTGGGGGCTCCAGCTGGCCCGTGGGCTCGGTGGCACAAACAGCAGGGTCACCTgcatcctgctcctgccagaaCTGGGCATCCGTGTAGAACACGAGGCCGGAGCCGCCCTTCTCCCACTTGAGCTCGATCTCCTCCTCGAAGAGGCGCTCGCGCAGCCGCTCCTGCTGCGTCACGTCCTCGTGCAGCGCCGCGTGCCGCTGCCACTCCTCGCACGTGTCATTGTCCTGCGGGGGACAGCGGGGcgtgggatggggctgggacacagcacagcccagcatggAGCTGAGACACTGCACAGCCCCCTGCCACTCCTCGCACGTGTCATTGTCCTGCGGGGGACAGCGGGGCGTGGGATGGGGCcgggacacagcacagccccctcCTCACACGTGTCACTGTCCGGCAAGGACGatctgggatggagctgggacagcagctgagCCCTCTCCCGCTCCCTGCCCCGTCCCACCGCCCTCCCCTGGAGCAGCGGTGCTCAGGCCCTGACACGAGGGATGAGCTCATCCCTGactcagagccctgccagctcagcaggagcaatcccagagcagccccagcccacgGGCCCCAGCTGATGCCCATGtaaggagcagggctgctggacCTCagtcagcacagcagggagctCATTCCACTGCAGCTGATGCCTGGAGACTGCGTGGGCTccaggaagcagctcctggcacagacacagagctgccagcccagtcctgggcacagccactgcCCAGCCACAAGAatggctgcagagccaggaacaGCCCGGGAGAAACAGCTGCAGGAGTCTGTTCAGTCTGAAGGAGGAAAGGTTGAATaaaaagctgggaaaaggagggaacaaagcatccctgtgccccacatTGCCAGGAGAAAGGAACggggtgcagctgcagcagagattTGGCATCTGAGTTAattctggagcagcagagaacGGGAATGGCTTGCCTGGGGATCTGTAATGACAGAGCTTTGGGAGAACAGGCCAGAGAGGCGtctgccagggacagggctgggatggctcctgccctgcccattCTCCAGGAGCCTTTGTCACTGAAGCCATGCTCCCCAGAGTGACTAACCcccagtgcaggagcagccGAGGTCAGccctctgtgcagctctgcacgtcctcccagcacagcaacgGGATGGAGCAGGGGACACAACCCAGCCTCTGCCACCCCGTCTGCCCGGCAGCGGGACAGGAcctgctgggcagcaccagcctcccctctgctcctcctcagatCAGAGTCTTTGGGATCAACCCCCAGCACTCCCTGAGCAGTTCTGGGGGGCTCAGTGCCCCAGTCCCTGCCCCGAGGGGCTCAGTGCACCAAGGGGTGAACAATCCTGTTTCAAAGCTGGTTTTAACATGCCATTTATCCAACTAAGAGATGAAAAATGAGCTCACAGATGGGATCTGCCCTCACAGCTCCAACAGCCCAGCCCACAGGACGGTGCTGGAATGTTCCACTTACGTCATCGGAGTTTgactcctcttcctcctgctgctgcccctcctcatcctcctggggctgggcaggctgagTCAGCGCCACGGGCTCCTCTCCCTCGGTGATCTCATCCCCCGCAGCCGTGTAGACTCGCTCCTCCTCGGGCACGGTGTCGGTGCCCGGGTACTGGAAGGGCACGTTCCCATACCTGCGGGAGGAGCCCGTCCTGGGAAAATCCAGCTGCAGACGGGAGATGACACGGGGGGGCAGGCGGCAGGCGCGGATCAGCTCCAGGAACACGCCCAGGGGGGTGCCCACGTTCCCGCGGGGCATGAACGAGGGCGGGTTCAGCTCGGGCAGCCGCCGCAGCTCCGCCTCCGTCACCGCCGGGCCGGCGGCAGCCGCGGCCGGGCTGGGGGGAACCTCCGGGCCTGCGGGGACAAcgaggggacaggggaggctGTGAGGCGCTCACGAGCAGGAGGGGGATAAGCAGAGCCCACAGGGGTTCTTCCTGCCTCGGAGCAGATTTAACGCGTTAAGGAAGCCCCAGGAGGAGCTTTAACCACCCGGTGCCCGAGGGTCCCGCCCGTACCTGTCCCGGCGCTCAGGCGGACCCTGCGGATGAGGCAGCGGCCGGGCAGCGCGGCGCCGTCGGGCCCGAGCCAGCGCTTGCCCGAGTACATGCGGACGAAGcggcgggcacggccgggccgCACGGacaccaggcagcagcaggtgcgCGGCGCCGaggccccgccgccgccggccgcTGGCGGGCGCTCGGGGCGGTGCCGGTAGTGGAAGCAGAGGAAGCCGCCGGCCGCCAGGAACTGGCTGAAGTAGGCGCGGAGCtgcgcggagcggagcgcggccGGGATGCCGCTCACCAGGCAGTACCGGGCCGCGCCGCCATCGCCGCCATCGCCGCCGGTACCGCTGGGCGCCGCCATCTCGGCCCGTCGGGGCTGGCGCGCTGTGATGACGTTGTGCGCGGTGATGTCGTTGCGCGTGCAGTGATGACGTTGCGCTCAGCGTGTGAAGGGCGCCGCCTTGTGGCGAGAGAGCGCACGGCAGGCGGGGCGTCCTGCGGAGGTcccaggggtggggacagggacactgggggtcACAGGGACGCTGGGGgtcacagggacactgggggtcACAGGGACGCTGGGGgtcacagggacactggggacagggacactgggggtcacagggacaccgggggtcacagggacaccggggacagggacactgggggtcacagggacactggggacagggacactgggggtcacagggacactgggggtcacagggacactggggacagggacactgggggtcacagggacaccgggggtcacagggacactgggggtcacagggacactggggggtcacagggacactggggacagggacactgggggtcACAGGGACGCTGGGGgtcacagggacactgggggtcacagggacactggggggtcacagggacactggggggtCACAGAGAGACCCTGGGGGGGGGGTGGTCACAGGGATTGAGGACCAAGATCCCCCATTGAGGAAGGGGTTTAACGGGCCCGGGGGGCCGCAAGGCTTGGCCAGACCTCCGGGGGTCACAGACCCTTTGGGTCACAGCCccgggggtctcagggggtcTCCGGGCTGCCCTTCTCACCCCATACCAGGGCCCTCTGGCCTTGTCCCCCCCTGTTCAGTCCCCTGTCTGCATTGCCAGATAGAAAATCCCTTTTAATTCCATTCTGTCTTTTCCatgcctgcatttttttttctgcccacCCCAAATTCAACACTGTCTCTAAAAAGGCACCCCCGTGGTCCAAAACAGcaaatgttttattaaaaaaataatttattgcatCTTATATACAAACCACGCAAATGTACACATAAAATACTGACACCTCACctgctggaggcaggaggagcGAGTTTTCCAGGTGTGCACCTGGCTCTGTCTCCAGGGAGGGAGGTTTGGATCTCCCATTAAACCAGCTCTGCTCGGGTTTAACTTTTCACACAGACaggaaagcccagagccccacaGGAGGTGCAGTAGGTTTAGGTGCTGCCAAGTGCTCTTAATCCTGTTGCATTTCATGGAATTACGGAGGAAAGAGAGAATCTCAGGAAAAGAGGGGTGAGTCTGTCCACCCTGTAGGATTTAACACTCTGGCTTTTTCCCTGAAGAAATGTCCTGAGCATTTCTAAGTGTCCAAGCACAGAAGCCAGACCCAGAACTAATTTTATAATCATCCCTCAGTCAATGATCTCACTGAGGATCCCAGCGTGGCATCAAGCTGAGCACGACCCTCACTGCTTGGAGCTCACAGCAAGATGAGCAAAAGccgggagcagggcaggacaccCTTTGCTCACTGACACTGCCCgggctggagaggagctcagggggagcaggagctgctgtgagccCGCTGAGCCTCGGCTGCCTCGGCAGGGATCCAGAAGCCCGGGCACACGAGGGAGATCCTGCAGGGATCCCACAGCCTGGGCGCACAGAGATCCCGCAGGTCGGGAGCACCAGAGGCTCACAGAGATCCCGCAGTGGCACTCAGAGATCCCGCAGGTCCGGAGCGTTCCTGTCCCGGCTCAGCGGGCCAGCGGCAGCCAGGGAGCCCGCGGCCAGCCCGACACCTCGAAGAGCATCTCGGCCAGCAGCTCGCCCATGGCCGCGTCGCCGATGATGGGTCGGAAGAAGAGCGCCGTGACCAGGGCGGCGGGGACGGAGCCCAGCGAGGCGGCGAGGCGCAGGGTGTGCGGGACGCGCTGGCGGTGCGCGGGGTGCGGCAGCTCCCGCAGCGCCCGCTGCGCCTCCCGCTGCAGGCTCTCGATGTACAGGgcggcccgcagccccgggaTGTCTGCAGGAGACAGCACGGAGAGAGGAAGGTCAGGGATGGCCAACAGAGACAGGCTTCTCCCGTTCCCGCCCCTCCCCGTTTCTCACACAGCGCTGGAGAGACGCCGCTGTTCTAGGGACGCTGGGCGAGGGAGGGACAGCACCTAACACCCAAAGTCATGCTTTAAAGTAAAGGTATCCGGGATTTATTGTCCGCAGGGCGGGCAGAGGTTGTgacatccttccttcctgcttccCAGTGCATTTGGGAACAGCCAGAGTTAGGGAAAAGGTGACCAGCCCTCTCTGCTCTCACACCTGCCCATCTCTGAGCATCTCCAGGCCACGAGGTCTGTGTTCACCTGGGAAGGTGGTGGGGTCCCCATTCCTGGATGTgacactcagtgctctgggctgatGGGGAGTGGCACAGGGTGCACTCCGTGGttttggagatcttttccagcctcagtggcTCCGGGACACCGTgattctgtgcccagctgccagcgggggccagcagagccacgAGGGCCTGGCACTCACCTGGATTGAAGAGGATGGCTCCCCTCAGGTAGGTGAACTCGCTGGGGCTCAGGTCCAGCCTCCAGAAGCTGTtgaggcagccctgcagcctctgcacgGCCGCCAGCGTGGGCTGCGCCCCCTCGGGCTCCTGCCCCTTGCTCTGCCCGCTGAGCAGGATCTTCTTGAGCATGCTGGGCGCCGGCGCCTCCGTCACCTCGAAGGTCACCATCTCctgcaccagccccagcaggaagAGCGGCACCCAGCAGccgtccagcagcagcagctggtccTCGCGCGGCAGCAGGCGGAAGGCGGCCACGTTCTTGACGAAGCTGATGGTCTTGAGCAGCACGTGCGAGGCGGCGCGGCAGGTGAGCTGCGGCGTGCGCAGGCACACGGCGCGGCGCTGCCGGCACGGGCACTGCTGCCGCGGCCgcagctcctggctcagcaGCGTGTACAGGATGGCGGGCTGCCGCTCCTTGCCGTGGCACCGGCACCGCTCGCAGCCTGCATCCGCGCCGGAGCTCatggctctgccagctccttcaCGAGAGACGCAAAATCCCTTCCAGAAGGAGTCCCGGGGCTAGATTGTCCCTGTCCTGCCGGCCCCTGGCTGAACCAGCCAGCTCTTATAAGGCCGGGACACCGTGAACACCCCTCGGCAGCCTTGACCGGCCTGATTAAGCAGCCCTCATTAAACCAGCCGACCAACCCCGTGGCTGCTGGGCGGATTGGACGGGCCAGGCGCGGTCAACGGCCGTTTTTCTCAATGAATCGGCGGGGAGGGGTTGTGTGGCCTTATCAGGATTACCCAAACAGGATAAACAGAGTCATTAGCCCAGGCTGTACCATGGCACCAAGGCCCCATCGGGCAGCTGTCGCTGCCAGGGTTCACAGACAAACACGGGGAGCTCGTCTGAGCCCAGCGTTCAACGGCCCCGGCGCCCGGCCTTGGCAGCAGCAACCTGGAAGTTGTGTTATCAGCAGCTGTTTGCCTGGCCTTGCTCGGGAGCCACTTGTTGTGGTGCAGGAAGAGGAACCTGGTGAACTGCCAGGCTGCGATGGGCCCAGGGGTCGGGTCTGTCAGAAGGCTGGAAAGGGGAAACGCTGCCATGTGCAGAAtgagagaaaagtaaagaaaaaaggcCAAAATGCTCATATTTTCCTAGTGGAAACACAGCCCAGGGATTGTGTTTCTcagagggctgggaaagggaaaatgctCCCATGTGCAGAGTACGagaaaagtaaggaaaaaaggCCAAAATTCTCGTATTGTCCTAGTGGAAACATGGCCCAGGGGTCATGTTTCTGAGAGGGAACAcggctgggaaagggaaaatgccCCCATTTGCAGAATGAGagaaaagtaaggaaaaaaggCCAAAATTCTCATAGTTTCCCACGGGAAAGGGACCTAGAGGTGCTGGTGGACAGCAGCTGACCATGAGCCAAAGTAGGCAATGGTTGTTGGGGGGGCCCCGCATTCAGGCCTGGGCCCAGtttgggcccctcactgcaCAGACATTGAGCAGTCCAGGGAAGGGCtcggagctgggaaggggtgGGGCCCaggagcggctgagggagcaggggggctcagcaaaggaggctcagggggccccTCCGGCCCCGGCTCCCCGGCAGGACAGtccaggccaggccaggcccGGGCCGGGCCCTCTCCGCGCCCCGGGCACCGCGGCCCGCCCGGCCCGTCGCCATGACAACCCCGCCGCGCCGCGCGGCCCGCCCTTCCCTGCGAGACTGACAGCCCTCGTGACCAATCGGCGAAGAGGGCGGCGCGAGAGCGCGCTGGGATTGGCGGGCGGGGAGGGCCTCGCGCTTCCGCGGGCGCCGGTTCCGGTTCCGGTGGCGGCCCGGtgcgggagcggcggcgcgATGGGGCTGAGCGCGGAGGAGGCGGCGGAGCAGGAGGACCGTTTCGACGGGATGCTGCTCGCCAtggcccagcagcaccagggcgGCGTGCGCGAGGTAGCGCCGCCGGCAGCGGGCGCGGGAagggcggggcgggagcggagGAGCGAGCGGGGAGCGGCCCGGCCTCCTCGGGCCCCGCCCCGGCACGTGGAGCAGGGTCCGCACGTGCGCCGCTCCCGGAGCGGCGATAACGGCCGGGCCCGCTCGTTAACGTGTGCGGTGTTAATGCGGTGCCCCCAGCGCGGCCTCGCGGCCCGGCCCCGGTGCCTCGGGAGGGCCCCGGGTGCGCGGCAGTGCCGGTGATGGGGCACAGCACCACGGGGCAGCATCGAGCTGTCCCGGTcagcctgccagcacagccccgcgAGGCCTGGCCGTGATCGCGGGATCCCCCCGTGCTCGGGATCTGCTCACCCGCCCCGGTCCCAAGGCTGCGGGCTCCGCGATCCCGGCACCGACCGGCAGCGGGGCTGGAGGGTGTGGGAACATCGCACCCACATCCCACTCAGAAATAATTAATAAGAAATGCTCCTGTAACAGCCCCTCGTGTGGCAAAACCTCGGAGTGAAACCCCCACGGGACAGGATTCCTGGGAAATAAAGATCAGCCAAGCTCGAGGAGAATGTGGGATTCCAGAGGGGGTTTGGAGGTGCTGGTTCATGCATCAGTGCATTTTTACCCTGGCAGCTGTAGAAGCAAGGGGTTTGCATGCTTTTAGGTGTGCAAAGAAGCAAAACACGCTCtgggtgtatatatatatgtatgggATACGTATGCA
The sequence above is drawn from the Ammospiza caudacuta isolate bAmmCau1 chromosome 25, bAmmCau1.pri, whole genome shotgun sequence genome and encodes:
- the GPATCH3 gene encoding G patch domain-containing protein 3 encodes the protein MAAPSGTGGDGGDGGAARYCLVSGIPAALRSAQLRAYFSQFLAAGGFLCFHYRHRPERPPAAGGGGASAPRTCCCLVSVRPGRARRFVRMYSGKRWLGPDGAALPGRCLIRRVRLSAGTGPEVPPSPAAAAAGPAVTEAELRRLPELNPPSFMPRGNVGTPLGVFLELIRACRLPPRVISRLQLDFPRTGSSRRYGNVPFQYPGTDTVPEEERVYTAAGDEITEGEEPVALTQPAQPQEDEEGQQQEEEESNSDDDNDTCEEWQRHAALHEDVTQQERLRERLFEEEIELKWEKGGSGLVFYTDAQFWQEQDADFDEQTADDWDVDMSIYYDKDGGDKDARDSVQMWLEQRLRAGLEDGSVSGQHIGTFERHTKGFGRKVLEQQGWTEGLGLGSSNSGMAEALDNEGQNPRCKRGLGYHGEKLPTFVRRKKPRGDSSVVISTIYDEPEPQDMGDQLLRRQPLTAMKYRQDMAFVRASQPALGSLRAQPR
- the NR0B2 gene encoding nuclear receptor subfamily 0 group B member 2; this encodes MSSGADAGCERCRCHGKERQPAILYTLLSQELRPRQQCPCRQRRAVCLRTPQLTCRAASHVLLKTISFVKNVAAFRLLPREDQLLLLDGCWVPLFLLGLVQEMVTFEVTEAPAPSMLKKILLSGQSKGQEPEGAQPTLAAVQRLQGCLNSFWRLDLSPSEFTYLRGAILFNPDIPGLRAALYIESLQREAQRALRELPHPAHRQRVPHTLRLAASLGSVPAALVTALFFRPIIGDAAMGELLAEMLFEVSGWPRAPWLPLAR